The Gammaproteobacteria bacterium genome contains the following window.
AGTTCAAGGTCTACCAGCAGCAGGTGCTCGAGAACGCGCGCACGATGGCCGATCAGTTCAAGGAGCGCGGCTACAACATCGTCTCCGGCGGCACCGACGATCATCTGTTCCTGGTCGATCTGGTCGACAAGGACATCACCGGCAAGGCGGCCGCCGAGACCCTGGGACGAGCGTACATCACGGTCAACATGAACGCGGTGCCTAACGATCCGCAAAAGCCCATGGTGACCAGCGGCATCCGCATCGGTTCGCCGGCGATCACCACGCGCGGGTTCAAGGAGCAGGAAGCCCGGACCCTGACGGACTGGATGTGCGACGTGCTCGACGACGTCGACAACGAAGACACCGTTAAACGTGTGAAGAAGCAGGTGCTCGAATTGTGCAAGAAGTTTCCGGTCTACAAACAAAGCTGACATAGTTTCGCTGTTTGCGTCGCCGCGGCCACCGGAGCGCGCGCGAGGCACCGCGCCCGATTCGATGCATGTTGGCTGACCTGGCTTCTTCTCAGCCCGTCACTATCGCGTTGTCGGAGCGCCTCGTCATTGATAATTCGTCTAGTCCGGGTCTGGCGTCGCGGCGACGCCAGACCCGGCGTTTGCTCGCGTAATAAACGATGCGCTGCCCTTTTTGCGATGAGCAGGACACGAAAGTCATCGACTCGCGCCTGGCCGGCGATGGCGATCAGGTGCGGCGGCGGCGAGAGTGCCTGTCTTGCGCGGAACGTTTCACGACGTTCGAGAGCGCGGAACTCAGTCTACCCAGGGTCGTCAAGCGTGACGGGCGCCGGGAACCTTTCAACGATGCAAAACTGCGCGGCGGTTTGTTGCACGCTTTCGAGAAGCGCTCGGTGGAAACGGATGATATCGAGGCGCTGGCCAACCGCGTCAAGCGTCGCATGCTGGGCGCGGGCGAGCGCGAAGTGGCCAGCCGCCTGCTCGGCGAATGGGTGATGGAAGAGTTGCGCGGGCTGGACCAGGTCGCCTATGTGCGCTTCGCGTCGGTGTACCGCAGCTTCGAGGATGTGCAGGCCTTTCGCGAGATCATTGAGGGGCTGGAGCGGGAACTCACCCCAGAAATGCAGAAGAGCCAGATACCGCTGCTGAACGACGACACACTCGACTGAGGGCCGGAAAATTCTGGATGCGCCAACCATTCGCGTTAACGATTCCGCATTGACCACGTCGCTCGATCATCACTTCATGGCGCGCGCCCTGCAGCTCGCGCAACGTGGCCTTTATAGCGCGCGTCCCAACCCCAGAGTCGGCTGCGTGGTGGTCAACGAGGGCCGCATCGTCGGTGAGGGGTTTCACGCACGAACCGGGCAGGCGCATGCCGAAATCAACGCACTGCAACAGGCCGGCAGCGCCGCCGCAGGCGCCACGGCGTACGTCAGCATGGAACCCTGTTGTCACCACGGGCGCACGCCGCCCTGCGTGCAGGCGCTGATCGATGCGGGTATCGAACGAGTCGTGGCCGCGATGCCGGATCCGAATCCGTGCGTAGCCGGGCAGGGCCTTATCGCACTGCAGGCGGCGGGGATCTTGACCGATTGCGGCGTCATGGCTTCCGAGGCGCGGCGGCTCAATCGCGGTTTCCACAGCCGCATGCGGCGTGGCCGGCCCTGGGTCAGAGTCAAATCGGCGATGAGCCTGGACGGTCGCACCGCGATGGCGAGCGGCGAGAGCCGCTGGATCAGCGGTGACGCCGCGCGCCGCGACGTTCAATACTTACGCGCGCGAAGCTGCGCGATTCTGAGCGGCGGAGGCACCCTGCGCGCGGACAACCCCAGGCTGAACTTGCGGCTTGGGACTGAGGATTTTGCTGACGACAGCACCGGCCACGGCTGTCATCGCGACCCGCCGCCCGCGCCGCCATTGCGCGTTGTCCTGAGCAGCAATCTGAATATTGATCCACAAGCGCGTGTTTTTACTTTGCCGGGGCGGTGTCTGGTTATCGGACCGGATGCAACGCTTGAAATAGAAGGTAAACTGCGCGCCATGCAGCGCAACAATGTTGAATTGATAACGGTCCCCTCGAATGACAATGGCCTGGACCTTGAAGCCGTCATGCGCGAACTCGCCCGACGCGAGATCAACGAGGTGCAGGTCGAGGCGGGACCGACCCTGGCCGGAGCGTTGCTGCGCGGGAATCTGGTGGATGAATTGATCGTCTACATGGCGCCGATGCTCATGGGCGATGCGGCGCGAGGTCTTGCGCATCTGCCGGATATAAAACGCATGCGCGACCGGTTGCCCCTGGTAATTAACGACACCCGCATCATTGGCGATGATCTGCGTCTGACCCTGACGCCAGCGGCAAACGCTTAAAACGCTCATGTTTACCGGAATCGTACAGGGCACGGCATCGGTGCTGGACGTGGAGCGCCGGCCAGAAGATACGAGGCTTCGTATGCAATGCGCCACTCGGGACGTCGCGCGCGGCGACAGCGTCGCGGTCAGCGGTGTTTGCCTGACGGTCACCGAGCTTGCGGATAATGTGCTCGGCATGGACGTGTCGACCGAGACCCTGGCGCGGACCACGCTCGGGCGCCTCCGACAGGGTGACACGGTCAATATTGAAACCTCGCTGAAGATGGGTGACCCGCTGGGAGGGCACCTGGTAAGCGGCCACGTGGATGGCGTAGGGGAAGTCCTCGAGCGATCTACGGTGGGCGCTTGCCTGCGCCTGTGGTTTGCGGCGCCGGCATCGCTGGCGCGCTATATCGCGGTCAAAGGATCGATCGCCATCGACGGTGTAAGCCTCACGGTCAACGAGGTGCATGGCGCTGAATTCAGCGTGAACATTATCCCGCATACGCTCGAGGTGACGACGCTCAAGACATGCGCTGAACGTACGCTCGTGAACCTGGAGGTCGACCTTATCGCGCGCTATCTGGAGCGATTGCAACTTGGCGAGGGTGTGGCTCAGGTTGACTCCAGACCCGCTCGCTGACCGCGCGATCGTATGCAGGTAACAACCATGCAATTCGATTCAATTCCCGACATCATCGATGACCTCCGCGCAGGCAAGATGGTCATCATCGTGGACGACGAGGCGCGCGAAAACGAGGGCGACCTGCTGATGGCGGCCAGCATGGTGCGGCCGCAGGACATCAACTTCATGACCCACCACGGGCGCGGGCTGGTGTGTTTGACCCTGACCCGCGAGCGTTGCCGGCAGTTGAACCTGCCGCTGATGGTCGGCAACGAGAGCGAACAGCGCAGCACCAATTTCACCCTGTCGATCGAGGCCAGCGAAGGCGTGACTACCGGCATCTCGGCGTACGATCGCGCGCACACTATCCGCACTGCGGTCGCGCCTAACGCGACGCCGGCCGACCTCAGGCAACCGGGTCACATCTTTCCGATCATGGCGCAGCCGGGTGGTGTACTGAACCGGGCCGGGCATACCGAGTCTGGCTGCGATTTCGCGCGCCTGGCGGATCTGGAGCCCGCGGCGGTGATCGTGGAGATTCTCAACGAAGACGGTTCCATGGCGCGCCGTACCGATCTGGAAAAATTCGGCGCGCGGCATCAGCTCCGCGTCGGAACTATCGAAGACCTGATCCGCTACCGGCTCGAACACGAGAAAACCGTGCGGAGGGTGGCCGAGAGCACCATTGCCACGCGCTTCGGCGACTTCAGGTTGGTCGCCTACGAGGACGTCATCGGTCGCGGCGTGCATCTCGCGTTGGTCAAGGGCGAGATCGCATCGCGGCAGCCGGTGCTGGTGCGAGTGCATATCGAGAACACGCTTTGCGATGTCCTGGCGGCAACCACTTCACGCTGCCACTGGCCCATGCAGGCGGCGATGCGGCGTATCGCCGAGGAGGGGCGCGGGGTGGCGGTGCTGCTGAGAAATCCCGCACCGGCCGGCGATATCGTCCGGCAGATCCAGCGCCTGAGCGAGGCAACGGCGGTCGAGGATGACGACCGTCCTGACCATGTTGAGGATCATCGCACTTTGGGGCTGGGTTCGCAGATACTCGCGGATCTCGGCGTCAGACAAATGCGGTTACTCGGTGCGCCCAAGCGTTATCATGGGCTGGGCGGCTTCGACCTTGAGATACTGGAAACCATCCCGGATTAAAAACCCCGCGAGCCAGGTTCACGTAAAACATGATTACCAATACTATTCATACGATCGAAGGCGATATGTCAGCGAGCGACGCCAGGTTCGGCATTGCCGTAACGCGCTTCAACAGTTATATCGTCGAGCATTTGACGGCAGGAGCGGTGGCCACCCTGAAGCAGCACGGTGTGGACGAAACGCGCATAGAGATCGTGCGCGCGCCGGGCGCATTCGAGTTGCCGCTGGTGGTCAGGCGCATGGCCCATTCAGGTAATTACGATGCGCTGATCGCGCTGGGCTGCGTCATCCGCGGCGCCACGGCGCATTTCCAATATGTGGCGGGGGAATGCGCGCGTGGTCTGTCACGGATCGCGCTGGATGCGGATTTGCCGATTGCGTTCGGCGTGTTGACCACCGACACGGTGGAACAGGCCATCGAGCGCGCCGGTGCGAAAGCGGGCAACAAGGGCGCGGATGCCGCCGGAGCAGCGCTGGAGATGGTCAGTCTGTTGCGCAAACTGCGTGGTTGAACTCGCAATTCGCCGTCTGGCCGCCGGGCGCCGCTGGTCGCGCCGGCTGGCCATGCAGGCGGTATATCAGTGGCAGATGACCGGGCAGCCGGCGGACGAAATCGAGCGACAATTTCGGGAAAATCCGGATTTCGTCAAAGCCGACTGCGAGTACTGGCAGGCCCTGCTTTATGGCGTGGTGGATCGCGCCGGCGAGCTGGACGCGGCGCTGGCTGAACACATGGTGTGGCGGATGGAACACGTGGACCCGGTGGAGCGCGCCATTCTGCGCTGCGCGTGTATCGAGCTGTTGCAGCGCCCGGATGTACCGTTCAAAGTGATTATCAACGAAGCGGTCGAACTGACAAAAAAATTCGGCGCGGAACAGGGGCACAAATTCGTGAATGGCGTGCTGGACAAACTGGCTCCGCGACTGCGGCCGCTCAGGCGCTGAATGTCTCTGTCGCCGCTTAAGCATCGGTACGCACCGACGCGGCGGTTTGCGCCCGCCAGTGAACCGCTGGCGCGTGCTTAGCGAAGCCGAACTTATTCAGCGATACTTCATGTCCGCGCCGCGCCGCGCCGACGTGGTGCTGGGTATTGGTGACGACGGCGCAATTGTCCGCCTAGAGGCCGGGCACGATATCGTGGTCAGTGTAGACACGTTGATCGAAGGTGTGCATTTCCCGCACGCTACGCCCCCCGGCGCGATTGGCCACAAGGCGCTGGCGGTCAATTTGAGCGACCTGGCCGCGATGGGCGCCGAGCCCGCATGGGCGACCCTGGCGTTAACCTTGCCCGATGTCGATGAGAA
Protein-coding sequences here:
- a CDS encoding serine hydroxymethyltransferase is translated as DYDDMEQLAKEHKPKMLIGGFSAYSRVVDWKRMRKIADDVEAYLVVDMAHVAGLVAAGVYPSPVPIADVCTSTTHKTLRGPRGGIIVAKSNPELEKKFQSMVFPGTQGGPLMHVIAGKAVAFLEALQPEFKVYQQQVLENARTMADQFKERGYNIVSGGTDDHLFLVDLVDKDITGKAAAETLGRAYITVNMNAVPNDPQKPMVTSGIRIGSPAITTRGFKEQEARTLTDWMCDVLDDVDNEDTVKRVKKQVLELCKKFPVYKQS
- the nrdR gene encoding transcriptional repressor NrdR — translated: MRCPFCDEQDTKVIDSRLAGDGDQVRRRRECLSCAERFTTFESAELSLPRVVKRDGRREPFNDAKLRGGLLHAFEKRSVETDDIEALANRVKRRMLGAGEREVASRLLGEWVMEELRGLDQVAYVRFASVYRSFEDVQAFREIIEGLERELTPEMQKSQIPLLNDDTLD
- the ribD gene encoding bifunctional diaminohydroxyphosphoribosylaminopyrimidine deaminase/5-amino-6-(5-phosphoribosylamino)uracil reductase RibD; amino-acid sequence: MDAPTIRVNDSALTTSLDHHFMARALQLAQRGLYSARPNPRVGCVVVNEGRIVGEGFHARTGQAHAEINALQQAGSAAAGATAYVSMEPCCHHGRTPPCVQALIDAGIERVVAAMPDPNPCVAGQGLIALQAAGILTDCGVMASEARRLNRGFHSRMRRGRPWVRVKSAMSLDGRTAMASGESRWISGDAARRDVQYLRARSCAILSGGGTLRADNPRLNLRLGTEDFADDSTGHGCHRDPPPAPPLRVVLSSNLNIDPQARVFTLPGRCLVIGPDATLEIEGKLRAMQRNNVELITVPSNDNGLDLEAVMRELARREINEVQVEAGPTLAGALLRGNLVDELIVYMAPMLMGDAARGLAHLPDIKRMRDRLPLVINDTRIIGDDLRLTLTPAANA
- a CDS encoding riboflavin synthase — protein: MFTGIVQGTASVLDVERRPEDTRLRMQCATRDVARGDSVAVSGVCLTVTELADNVLGMDVSTETLARTTLGRLRQGDTVNIETSLKMGDPLGGHLVSGHVDGVGEVLERSTVGACLRLWFAAPASLARYIAVKGSIAIDGVSLTVNEVHGAEFSVNIIPHTLEVTTLKTCAERTLVNLEVDLIARYLERLQLGEGVAQVDSRPAR
- the ribB gene encoding 3,4-dihydroxy-2-butanone-4-phosphate synthase, with the translated sequence MQFDSIPDIIDDLRAGKMVIIVDDEARENEGDLLMAASMVRPQDINFMTHHGRGLVCLTLTRERCRQLNLPLMVGNESEQRSTNFTLSIEASEGVTTGISAYDRAHTIRTAVAPNATPADLRQPGHIFPIMAQPGGVLNRAGHTESGCDFARLADLEPAAVIVEILNEDGSMARRTDLEKFGARHQLRVGTIEDLIRYRLEHEKTVRRVAESTIATRFGDFRLVAYEDVIGRGVHLALVKGEIASRQPVLVRVHIENTLCDVLAATTSRCHWPMQAAMRRIAEEGRGVAVLLRNPAPAGDIVRQIQRLSEATAVEDDDRPDHVEDHRTLGLGSQILADLGVRQMRLLGAPKRYHGLGGFDLEILETIPD
- the ribE gene encoding 6,7-dimethyl-8-ribityllumazine synthase, which translates into the protein MITNTIHTIEGDMSASDARFGIAVTRFNSYIVEHLTAGAVATLKQHGVDETRIEIVRAPGAFELPLVVRRMAHSGNYDALIALGCVIRGATAHFQYVAGECARGLSRIALDADLPIAFGVLTTDTVEQAIERAGAKAGNKGADAAGAALEMVSLLRKLRG
- the nusB gene encoding transcription antitermination factor NusB, which gives rise to MPPEQRWRWSVCCANCVVELAIRRLAAGRRWSRRLAMQAVYQWQMTGQPADEIERQFRENPDFVKADCEYWQALLYGVVDRAGELDAALAEHMVWRMEHVDPVERAILRCACIELLQRPDVPFKVIINEAVELTKKFGAEQGHKFVNGVLDKLAPRLRPLRR